The Brassica napus cultivar Da-Ae chromosome C7, Da-Ae, whole genome shotgun sequence genome has a segment encoding these proteins:
- the LOC106382003 gene encoding dihydrolipoyllysine-residue acetyltransferase component 4 of pyruvate dehydrogenase complex, chloroplastic produces MAVSSSSFLSTPSLSNSKSTISFASSVSPAPIPSLRRVVFRSQRRVMTVRSKIREIFMPALSSTMTEGKIVSWLKTEGEKLAKGQSVVVVESDKADMDVETFYDGYLAAIVVGEGETAPVGAAIGLLAETEAEIEEAKNKAASKSSAAVAPSPPPPATSSPAPAIAQPAPVAAVSDGPRKTVATPYAKKLAKQHKVDIGSIAGTGPFGRITASDVEAAAGIAPSVAPPPPPPPAASAAATAKATATSSPPLLPDSSVVPFTAMQSAVSKNMIESLSVPTFRVGYPVNTDALDALYEKVKPKGVTMTALLAKAAGMALAQHPVVNASCKDGKSFTYNSNINIAVAVAINGGLITPVLQDADKLDLYLLSQKWKELVGKARSKQLQPHEYNSGTFTLSNLGMFGVDRFDAILPPGQGAIMAVGASKPTVVADKDGFFSVKNKMMVNVTADHRIVYGADLAAFLQTFAKIVENPDSLTL; encoded by the exons ATGGCGGTCTCTTCTTCCTCGTTTCTATCGACACCTTCTCTCTCCAACTCCAAATCCACCATTTCATTCGCCTCCTCCGTCTCCCCAGCCCCCATCCCCTCCCTCCGCCGCGTCGTTTTCCGCTCTCAGCGCAGAGTAATGACGGTCCGATCCAAGATTAGAGAAATCTTCATGCCGGCGCTCTCCTCCACCATGACGGAAGGGAAGATCGTATCCTGGCTCAAGACCGAAGGCGAGAAGCTCGCGAAGGGACAGAGCGTAGTCGTCGTGGAGTCCGATAAGGCCGATATGGATGTAGAAACCTTCTACGACGGTTACCTCGCCGCAATCGTCGTCGGAGAAGGAGAGACGGCTCCGGTAGGCGCTGCTATTGGATTGCTTGCGGAGACTGAGGCTGAAATCGAAGAAGCTAAGAACAAAGCCGCCTCGAAATCCTCCGCCGCCGTTGctccatctcctcctcctccggctaCTTCATCTCCCGCGCCGGCGATCGCTCAGCCTGCTCCGGTGGCGGCTGTGTCAGATGGTCCGAGGAAGACCGTGGCGACGCCTTACGCTAAGAAGCTCGCGAAGCAGCATAAAGTGGATATCGGATCCATAGCAGGAACTGGACCGTTCGGTAGGATCACGGCTTCTGACGTGGAGGCGGCGGCTGGAATCGCTCCCTCCGTGGCACCaccgcctcctcctcctcctgctgCTTCTGCTGCTGCGACGGCGAAAGCTACCGCAACTAGCTCGCCTCCTCTGTTGCCTGACTCCAGCGTTGTTCCCTTCACTGCAATGCAATCTGCAGTTTCCAAAAACATGATCGAGAGCCTCTCCGTTCCAACATTCCGTGTTGGTTATCCTGTGAACACTGATGCTCTTGATGCGCTCTACGAGAAG GTGAAGCCGAAGGGTGTAACAATGACTGCGTTATTGGCCAAAGCTGCAGGAATGGCTCTTGCTCAGCATCCTGTGGTGAACGCTAGCTGCAAAGATGGGAAGAGTTTTACTTACAATAGTAACATTAACATCGCCGTTGCTGTTGCCATCAATGGCGGGTTGATTACTCCTGTTCTGCAAGATGCTGATAAG TTGGATTTATACTTGTTATCCCAAAAATGGAAAGAGCTGGTTGGGAAAGCTAGAAGCAAGCAATTGCAACCTCATGAATACAACTCTG GAACTTTTACTTTATCCAATCTCGGTATGTTTGGAGTGGATAGATTTGATGCTATTCTTCCTCCAGGACAG GGTGCTATTATGGCCGTTGGAGCGTCAAAACCAACTGTAGTTGCTGATAAAGATGGTTTCTTCAGTGTGAAAAACAAAATGATG GTGAATGTTACAGCAGATCATCGCATTGTGTATGGAGCTGACTTGGCTGCTTTCCTTCAGACCTTTGCAAAGATTGTTGAGAATCCAGATAGCTTGACCTTGTAG